Proteins from a single region of Hordeum vulgare subsp. vulgare chromosome 6H, MorexV3_pseudomolecules_assembly, whole genome shotgun sequence:
- the LOC123405630 gene encoding SUPPRESSOR OF GAMMA RESPONSE 1-like has protein sequence MGIRREETLHLQHRRGEGGTALRHRELGVVRAEEAARALEAVRPRADAPACAGDASPAGAGDVEATHTRPSYALCVTTDAEGAGVGGYGYSYPPGSDGDAAAGEGEGEGKESLENPLVLSQWPGLPAGVKFDPTDLELVEHLEGKVGRAASHVLINGFIPTIEEAEGICHTHPENLPGVKLDGIASHFFHVSNAYDVGKRNRRKISHSDHTVCDENHRWQKTGKSRSILGNNGVIKGWKKILVLYIGSRKGGGKAEKTNWRMHQYHLGVDQDEKQEELVVSKVFYQFPSNDVGQPLICSGNKEYDSFAGENDPTTPITYPSQTHRPNGNPSGTEQNQVHIYFFT, from the exons ATGGGGATAAGAAGAGAGGAA ACGCTCCATCTCCAGCACCGGCGAGGTGAGGGAGGAACAGCGCTGCGACACCGCGAGCTCGGCGTCGTGCGCGCAGAGGAAGCCGCCCGTGCCCTCGAGGCCGTGCGGCCGCGCGCCGACGCCCCCGCGTGCGCAGGAGACGCCTCCCCAGCCGGCGCTGGCGACGTCGAAGCCACGCACACACGGCCCTCCTACGCACTGTGCGTCACCACCGACGCCGAAGGCGCCGGAGTAGGAGGATATGGATACTCATACCCCCCAGGCAGcgacggcgacgcggcggccggcgagggcgagggcgaggggaaGGAGTCCCTGGAAAACCCGCTG GTTTTATCACAGTGGCCAGGACTCCCTGCTGGTGTTAAGTTTGATCCAACTGACCTTGAACTGGTTGAACATTTAGAAGGAAAGGTCGGCAGGGCAGCATCCCATGTACTAATAAATGGTTTTATTCCAACCATAGAGGAGGCGGAAGGAATCTGCCATACACATCCGGAAAATCTCCCTG GTGTCAAATTAGACGGAATCGCCAGTCATTTCTTCCACGTATCAAATGCCTACGATGTTGGCAAGCGTAATCGTCGCAAGATTAGCCACAGTGACCACACtgtttgtgatgagaatcacagaTGGCAGAAGACTGGAAAATCCAGATCTATCTTAGGTAATAACGGTGTCATAAAAGGGTGGAAGAAAATATTGGTTCTTTACATAGGTTCTCGAAAAGGAGGTGGCAAggcagaaaaaactaattggagaatGCATCAGTATCACCTTGGGGTAGATCAAGATGAAAAGCAGGAGGAGCTTGTTGTTTCCAAAGTCTTTTATCAGTTCCCGTCAAATGATGTTGGGCAGCCTCTAATTTGCAGTGGTAATAAAGAATATGATTCATTTGCTGGGGAAAATGATCCTACAACCCCAATAACATACCCTTCGCAGACTCATCGCCCAAACGGTAACCCATCCGGAACCGAGCAGAATCAGGTACATATTTATTTTTTCACATAG